The Polypterus senegalus isolate Bchr_013 unplaced genomic scaffold, ASM1683550v1 scaffold_6689, whole genome shotgun sequence genomic sequence AATTTCTTCCCGTAGTGAACTCAGAGTCTGGATTCTCCACggtgtgaattttcatgtggTGTTAAAGGTCTGTAGAAGAAGGTCTTTCCGCAATCTTGACAACAAAATGGCCGCTCCCCACTGTGAATCCTCTGATGCTGCTGAAGTTTCCCCTTCAGTCTGAACCTTTTCCCACACTGGTTACAGAAATACGGATACTCCCCGGTGTGAATCACCAAATGCTCTTGCAGTCTGCCAACAACTCAGAAGCATTTCCCACACACGGGGCAACTGTGTGGCTGCTCTCCGGTGTGGATTCTCTGATGCTGCAGGAGGTCGTTTTTACGTATGAACCTCTTTCTACAGTCGCTACAAGAATGGGGTTTGTCGCCATTGTGAATCTGCTGGTGGCTCTTCAGGCTGTACTTGTAGGTAAAGGTCTTCCCACACTCCTTGCAGCTGGATATCTTGTCTTCGCTGTGAAGCCGCTGATGGTGCTAAagggttctttttttttggtgaacCTCTTTCTTCATTCCACGCAGCTGTAGGGTCTCTCGCCGGTGTGCGACAGATGATGTCGTTGAAGGTCAAGTTTACGAATGAAGCTCTTCCCACACTCCTTACAGCAGTACGGTTGCTCCCCGGTGTGAATTCACTCGTGGAATTGAGGCTGTTCTTGTAGGCAAACGTTTTTCCACACTCCTTGCAGAAGAAGGCCTTTTCGCCGGTGTGACAGCTCTGGTGGTGCTGATGGGCTCTTTTGTTTGTCAAACTCTTCCCGCACTCACTGCAGCTAAATGGCTTGTCTTCGCTGTGCGTCTTCAGGTGCACCAAGAAGTGGCGCTTGTGAATAAAACGCTTCCCGCATTCACTGCAGCAGTGCGGCTTCTCTCCGGAATGAGTCTTCTGGTGAGTCTCGAGGTACACCTTACACACAAACGCTTTTCCGCAATCGGTGCAGCAGTACGGCTTCTCGCCGGTGTGAATGCGCTGATGCTGCCTGGAGCCACCGAAGTGTAAGGCGAGATCAACCACAGGTAAAACGCGTGTCGAAAGAAATCTCTGTCCAAAAGttcttatttaaattatttagtgaaagttaaaagcaaataatccacacaggaataaaagaaaaaatagttacacgcGTAGAAttaggcaaaaaaaggaaaaatgtatcttctctaaacgtagcttttcttgagaatttttagttatttctatacttaaaagttctttacttcttctttctacACTTAAAGCtttttagcttcttcttctgtacgctttaaacgtacACGGCTTTGCGCCTAAATAAgcacgagttacttcacacactcaaacgGCCTGTAGCCCCGTTAGCAAGAGCACGTGCCCTGTTACTGTCACAGTTTAAAACCGTATGGGATTGGTTCCTCCCTttcgccctgtgttagctgggattggctccggcagaccccgtgaccctgtgttcggattcaacgggttggaaaatggatggatggatggatgcctctacaccttacacatggcaaggctgtcactaactgaagaataaggtttactcaaagctgttagaaatgtaAAGTCACATGCCTACAGGCTCAACCCCACCACCTGCCCCCTGAATGAAGCCTCATCACCTGTGAGCGCTCACTTTATAGAAAATGGGAAATATCTGTATTGCAAGAATTAATAAGTTgctgatgaaaggcgctatatataaagTCACAAGGTGAGAGACTCAATTCTCCAACTGTCTGCTTCTATGAACTCTCATCGAACACTCACAATCTGGAAACAGACTGTAGATGTAACACGCCCTGAAATGTCCGCAAGGCTCTTTGGCTGAAACTTGAGTGAAGTGAAGGTGCAGGGGGTCCACactttcaagagctctccataaaacaggcctctTTG encodes the following:
- the LOC120522821 gene encoding oocyte zinc finger protein XlCOF6-like; this encodes QHQRIHTGEKPYCCTDCGKAFVCKVYLETHQKTHSGEKPHCCSECGKRFIHKRHFLVHLKTHSEDKPFSCSECGKSLTNKRAHQHHQSCHTGEKAFFCKECGKTFAYKNSLNSTSEFTPGSNRTAVRSVGRASFVNLTFNDIICRTPARDPTAAWNEERGSPKKKNPLAPSAASQRRQDIQLQGVWEDLYLQVIHTGEKQFLCMDCGQGFTNKSTLQVHQRIHTGEKPYSCTECGRRFRVSNSLLKHKRIHAKNLASNEAEKLAGE